TCTAATCTATTATAGTCAtagaaataaaacttgaaaTGTCTCCTACtctaaattcaatattttttttttttttgcatacgTTGATACATATACAGCTAGACAAAACAACATATTCTCAGAATTATGTTTTAGCCCTTAAACCAAAAACTTGAACACAAATTCTCATGTTTCAAAATAAGACTTTTGAACCAATAAGGCAAAAGATTTGAGGATTTACTTGCATCTGTGAGAAGTTTTGATGTGTTTGCTGATGATACATGTTCTATTATGGACCTTGTTGATGCCCTCACAACACGCTTGCTATTCAATGAAAGGTCTAGCCTTTGGAGCAGATAGAAAGAACTTAAATTAGAAGGGACACTTAACCTGAAGCTATTATTTCTAAGCACAAGGGAAACCAACTTGGTGGGGAGAGAAGGAAAATGAGGTCCAAATGTGTTGTTTTCCAAGTTAAGAACTTGAAGGTTTGCCAAATTCTTAAGATGAGGAAGTTCCCCAGATAATTGATTATTTGATAGATCTAACACCCTCAAGGTATGAAGAGCATTCAATGGCAGGTCATGGGTTGTTGACATAAGCCCCAGActtattatcatcattaataATATTAGGATATATTCTAGCCTTAAAATTTTTGGGTGTGTTTACATTTGATTCTAGCCAAATACACCAAAGCCCAGCATACAAGGAGcatatttttgttcttaaaattttatatacctAAAAAAaggtttgtattttttaaaattttaacctaCCTACCTAAAAAGTAAAGCGCAGAAGTTTATGTTGATAGAGAAAGATACAATACAAACAGGGTATTAATAAATAGCAGGTAAATTACACTCAACAACTTGCGTTTTAACAACTGATGACATATATTAATCGTAAGAATACACAAAACTCCTCCTCACAGTAAGGTTTTTATAATCAAAAATCTAGAaacggtaaaaaaaaattatagcaaGCGGAAACCCTAGAAGTAGAAGTTCATATAGCAGAGTGTCCAAAAAGGGAACATCATATTAGAGAGAAAACCTCAAATTTTATTTGGGGGCGGGGGTGCCGAGGAGGTTGGCCTGCTGGAGCTCGAGGTCGTTGAGCTGCTGCTCGCAGTCAATCTCGACGATGAGAGGAACAACAAGGACGAGGAAGGTGGTGCCGGTGATCCACGCGGCCTTGCCAATGCTGCGGAGGAGTTTCTTGGTGATGAATGCGGCATCATCGGCAGCTTCCTTGTTGCGGGTGACGATGGAGGAGCGCGAGATCTTCGTGAGGATGGAGCTTGAGTTGTTGCTAAGTTTGTCTGGGAGTGAGACTCCACCTCTTCGGGATGCCATTGGAATGAAAatgaatcaatcaatcaattaggGTTCTTGGCGATTTTGTTCTATTCTTCTCACCCTAATTCTATAGCACTCACTAGTCACTACTCTTCGCTTCTCCTTATACCCTTCTTATACCCTATAGTGACGTGGATACTACTATTATTACCATGTGATTTCATGCCaaattgtaatttatatttcttgttgtttctttaaaaaaatatatcgccGCACTATTTCAATCGTCTAATCAAATATTTGGTGCATGTTAgataacatttatatttaaacaaaaatatttgttttaatatgtatttattttatgagaTTTTACCTACACTTTGTATttgtaagttttaattttttaaattttatgagatTTTACCTACACTTTGTATTTgtaagtaaaaattattttgagttttacctATACCAAATAATAGTAGGTacaaatttttacattttaccTATGATAAACAAGTGTAggcataagtattttttatttttacctaaTAATTGATGTCTGTAGGCAAAAGTCTCCATAGGCatatgtcatttttcttgtagtgatattttattactacatcttttttatttttttatactttaatatATTACTATTCTACATTAAAATGGTTGTTTTAGAGTATatgtttgtaaaattatttatattaaatttcaatgaactgaattaaaatttaaagttttattaagtaaatctaaaaaaatatatttaattgagtattaaaataacttttgacaaaaaaaattcatcactatttaaatataatttttttctttgtttcttctttcttaaataattttttttattaaatttattaacaaaaaattcacataattaacaaatgaggttaaaaataataaaaaaataacaaatgtaataaaaacaaattacatgtggattataattaactctaaatttaaagacttaaaacataattttcgtgtct
The nucleotide sequence above comes from Glycine soja cultivar W05 chromosome 11, ASM419377v2, whole genome shotgun sequence. Encoded proteins:
- the LOC114373129 gene encoding mitochondrial import receptor subunit TOM9-2-like; this translates as FIPMASRRGGVSLPDKLSNNSSSILTKISRSSIVTRNKEAADDAAFITKKLLRSIGKAAWITGTTFLVLVVPLIVEIDCEQQLNDLELQQANLLGTPAPK